One genomic region from Ovis canadensis isolate MfBH-ARS-UI-01 breed Bighorn chromosome 6, ARS-UI_OviCan_v2, whole genome shotgun sequence encodes:
- the COX7B2 gene encoding cytochrome c oxidase subunit 7B2, mitochondrial, with amino-acid sequence MMFPLVRNALSSVRIRRIQQIRQSHSKHSPDFHDKYGDILLVTGTSFCLVTWVFLVTQIGIQWGRSPVGRVTPQEWNEE; translated from the coding sequence ATGATGTTTCCCTTGGTCAGAAATGCACTAAGTAGTGTCAGGATCCGAAGGATTCAACAAATTAGACAGAGTCACTCAAAACACTCACCAGATTTTCATGACAAATACGGTGATATCCTACTAGTCACTGGAACCTCTTTCTGTCTTGTTACATGGGTATTTCTAGTCACACAGATTGGCATACAGTGGGGCCGTTCCCCTGTTGGCAGAGTCACCCCACAAGAGTGGAATGAAGAGTAG